Proteins co-encoded in one Osmerus mordax isolate fOsmMor3 chromosome 11, fOsmMor3.pri, whole genome shotgun sequence genomic window:
- the calm3a gene encoding calmodulin 3a (phosphorylase kinase, delta) translates to MADQLTEEQIAEFKEAFSLFDKDGDGTITTKELGTVMRSLGQNPTEAELQDMINEVDADGNGTIDFPEFLTMMARKMKDTDSEEEIREAFRVFDKDGNGYISAAELRHVMTNLGEKLTDEEVDEMIREADIDGDGQVNYEEFVQMMTAK, encoded by the exons gctgaCCAACTGACCGAGGAGCAGATTGCTG agtTCAAGGAGGCGTTCTCCCTGTTTGATAAGGATGGGGACGGCACCATCACCACCAAGGAGCTGGGCACAGTCATGAGGTCACTGGGTCAGAACCCCACAGAGGCCGAGCTGCAGGACATGATCAACGAGGTGGATGCTGatg GAAATGGAACGATCGACTTCCCAGAGTTCCTGACCATGATGGCGAGGAAGATGAaggacactgacagtgaggaagaAATTCGGGAAGCCTTCAGGGTCTTTGACAAG GATGGTAATGGCTACATCAGCGCGGCAGAGCTAAGGCACGTGATGACCAACCTGGGGGAGAAGCTGACAGACGAGGAGGTGGACGAGATGATCAGAGAGGCCGACATCGATGGAGACGGACAGGTCAACTATGAGG AGTTTGTCCAAATGATGACGGCCAAGTGA